Proteins from one Chitinophaga oryzae genomic window:
- a CDS encoding EamA family transporter → MTASSTPASYSSKTFLYLLAVYIIWGSTYLGMKIATETVPPFLLSALRFFAAGGILLVIGYSRERSIPTQRQLWSAIFVGVLLIGIGNTTVALAVHYMPSGLVALLVAAMPAWFMGLDWAFFSRKRPSLLTALGIVLGFVGLFLLFNPFSAAHTTRSFPLWPILVVVAGNICWATGSLFVQRLSMPAQMTSTAIQMLAGGAFSLLASALLEPGAWGTLPGMSQRSWLAYVYLVMIGSLVGYTSYSWLTRNAPPRLTSTYAYVNPVVAMFLGWAIGHEVIDSMVGVSAAIVIAGVVLMTLKK, encoded by the coding sequence ATGACCGCGTCATCCACACCTGCCAGCTATAGTTCAAAGACATTCCTGTATCTGCTGGCAGTATATATTATATGGGGATCTACCTACCTGGGAATGAAGATCGCCACAGAAACGGTGCCTCCCTTTTTGTTGTCCGCGCTCCGCTTTTTTGCGGCCGGCGGTATCCTCTTGGTGATCGGGTACTCCAGGGAGCGGAGTATTCCTACCCAACGGCAGCTATGGTCAGCCATTTTCGTAGGTGTGTTACTGATAGGCATCGGTAATACCACCGTGGCGCTGGCGGTGCATTATATGCCGTCGGGTTTGGTGGCCCTGCTGGTGGCCGCCATGCCGGCCTGGTTTATGGGGCTGGACTGGGCCTTTTTCAGCAGGAAACGTCCGTCGTTGCTCACGGCCCTGGGAATTGTGCTGGGATTTGTAGGGTTGTTTTTACTGTTTAATCCGTTCTCGGCCGCCCATACCACGCGGAGCTTTCCGTTATGGCCTATCCTGGTAGTGGTAGCAGGGAATATTTGCTGGGCTACCGGTTCGTTGTTCGTGCAGCGGTTATCCATGCCAGCCCAGATGACCAGCACGGCGATACAGATGCTGGCAGGTGGCGCTTTCTCCTTGCTGGCCAGTGCTTTGCTGGAACCCGGCGCATGGGGTACACTACCGGGCATGTCTCAACGTAGTTGGCTGGCTTATGTTTATCTTGTCATGATCGGCTCACTGGTAGGCTATACCTCTTACAGCTGGCTTACCAGGAACGCGCCGCCACGGCTCACCTCCACCTATGCTTATGTAAACCCGGTGGTGGCCATGTTCCTGGGATGGGCCATCGGTCATGAAGTCATCGACAGCATGGTAGGCGTGTCGGCCGCCATCGTGATCGCCGGCGTAGTGCTGATGACGTTAAAGAAGTAA
- a CDS encoding HAD-IB family hydrolase has product MTGIAFFDFDGTITYRDTLWEIIRFQKGSAALYTGMASLLPGLVRFKLGRQTAQESKEQVLRYFFGGMPEEQFTENCQRFCRERLPALVREAALTAIRKHQQQGRQVVVVTASARDWVAPWCDTLGIGCIASQLEIADGRITGRISGVNCNGQEKVVRIRQQFNLYDYTDIYAYGDTNGDRPMLALAQYPVYKPFRNKG; this is encoded by the coding sequence GTGACGGGCATTGCATTCTTCGATTTTGACGGTACGATCACCTACAGGGATACCCTATGGGAGATCATCCGTTTTCAAAAGGGGAGCGCCGCATTGTATACCGGTATGGCCAGCCTGCTGCCGGGACTGGTCCGTTTTAAGTTAGGGAGACAGACGGCGCAGGAGAGCAAGGAACAGGTGCTGCGGTATTTCTTTGGCGGCATGCCGGAGGAGCAGTTTACGGAGAACTGTCAGCGCTTCTGCCGCGAGCGGTTACCCGCGTTGGTAAGGGAAGCGGCATTGACGGCCATCCGGAAACATCAGCAGCAGGGCCGGCAGGTGGTGGTGGTGACGGCTTCCGCCCGTGACTGGGTGGCGCCCTGGTGCGACACGTTGGGGATCGGCTGTATAGCCAGCCAGCTGGAAATAGCCGATGGCCGTATCACCGGCAGGATCTCCGGTGTTAACTGCAACGGCCAGGAGAAGGTGGTCCGCATCCGGCAGCAGTTTAACCTTTACGACTATACGGACATCTATGCCTATGGCGACACCAACGGCGACCGGCCAATGCTGGCGCTGGCGCAATACCCCGTATATAAACCTTTCAGAAATAAAGGATAA
- a CDS encoding SDR family oxidoreductase produces the protein MPTVLLLGAGSDMAVAIARRFAATQYNVQLAGRQPAALQPLQQDLQVRYGITATVHAFDATAYDTHAAFYAALPVQPDITVCAFGYLGDQEQAQENWAETARILDANFTGAVSILNVVANAYEAGKAGTIVGISSVAGERGRQSNYIYGSAKAGFTAYLSGLRNRLFRSGVHVMSVLPGFVNTAMTQHLTLPPLLTAQPELVANAVFKAVQRKKNVLFVKWPWKYIMLIIKLIPEFIFKKLRL, from the coding sequence ATGCCTACGGTTCTTCTTTTAGGCGCAGGTTCGGACATGGCAGTAGCCATTGCACGCCGGTTTGCCGCTACTCAATATAACGTACAACTGGCTGGCCGTCAGCCTGCTGCCCTGCAACCGTTGCAGCAGGACCTCCAGGTACGGTACGGGATAACCGCCACCGTTCATGCCTTCGACGCTACTGCCTACGATACCCATGCCGCTTTTTATGCCGCGCTTCCGGTGCAACCGGATATTACTGTTTGTGCTTTCGGTTACCTGGGAGACCAGGAACAGGCGCAGGAGAACTGGGCAGAAACGGCCCGTATCCTGGATGCCAACTTCACGGGCGCGGTGTCTATATTAAATGTGGTGGCCAATGCGTATGAAGCGGGAAAAGCGGGTACAATTGTGGGCATTAGTTCCGTGGCCGGTGAAAGAGGGCGGCAAAGCAATTATATATACGGCAGCGCCAAGGCGGGTTTCACGGCTTACCTCAGCGGGTTGCGCAACCGTCTTTTTCGTAGCGGCGTGCACGTAATGAGCGTGCTGCCGGGGTTTGTAAACACCGCTATGACACAGCATCTGACTTTGCCGCCACTGCTGACCGCGCAGCCGGAGCTGGTAGCCAACGCGGTGTTTAAAGCAGTGCAGCGGAAAAAAAATGTGCTGTTCGTAAAATGGCCCTGGAAATATATTATGCTGATTATTAAGCTGATACCTGAGTTTATCTTTAAAAAATTAAGACTGTGA
- a CDS encoding bifunctional alpha,alpha-trehalose-phosphate synthase (UDP-forming)/trehalose-phosphatase produces the protein MRKTIIVSNRLPVKITEKDGEFSLQASEGGLATGLGSIYREGNNIWLGWPGQEISDPKQQEKITKQLRQMNLMPVFLTQEEINNFYEGFSNETLWPVFHYMAVYARYDQGYWDAYYQVNKKFRDIVMQVAEQGDIIWIHDYQLLLLPGMLRAEMPEISIGFFNHIPFPSYELFRLIPWRAELIEGMLGADLMGFHTFDDTRHFLNAASRILPVNTSANVVSYNDRAVVVETFPMGIDFNKFSALGNDTEVKHQLQNLRENFQQERMVLSIDRLDYSKGILQRLQAFELLLQLHPEYVGKVVLYMIVVPSRDTVPQYKELRDEIDKLVGNINARFRTLAWHPVQYFYRSFPVEVLAALYNYADICLVTPMRDGMNLVSKEYVASRNNNDGVLILSEMAGASKELIDAIIVNPNNIGAITRAIVDALNMPLPEQQRRMKQMRQLVSKFNINHWVKLFMTRLEEVNEMQQNMLARRVNQETAVMIRQQYRKTKRRIIFLDYDGTLVGFQTNVDMAAPDPDLYQLLRELAAYPGNDIVMISGRKHETLGEWFGHLPLDLIAEHGAWQKTKEGEWYQLPGLTDKWKQEILPMLEQATDRTPGSFVEEKSYSLVWHYRKVESGLGELRANELMNTLRYYTQEKGLQVLPGDKVIEVKNIEINKGKAALSWLNHKKYDFIMAMGDDVTDEDIFKALPPKAITIKVGSQVSAAQYYLRSHHEVRHLLRTLKHLEI, from the coding sequence ATGAGAAAGACTATTATTGTTTCGAACAGGCTACCGGTAAAAATTACAGAGAAAGACGGTGAATTTTCACTGCAGGCCAGCGAAGGAGGATTGGCAACCGGTTTAGGATCTATTTACAGAGAAGGCAATAACATCTGGCTGGGATGGCCGGGACAGGAAATCAGCGATCCGAAACAACAGGAGAAAATTACCAAACAGCTCAGGCAGATGAACCTGATGCCCGTTTTTCTCACACAGGAAGAAATCAACAACTTCTATGAAGGATTTTCCAACGAAACCTTATGGCCGGTATTCCATTACATGGCCGTGTATGCCCGTTACGACCAGGGCTATTGGGATGCTTATTACCAGGTGAACAAAAAGTTCCGTGACATCGTGATGCAGGTCGCCGAACAGGGCGATATTATCTGGATACACGATTATCAGCTGTTACTGTTGCCCGGCATGCTGCGGGCGGAGATGCCGGAGATATCCATCGGCTTTTTTAACCATATTCCTTTCCCGTCCTACGAGTTATTCAGACTTATTCCGTGGCGTGCGGAACTGATAGAAGGAATGCTGGGGGCCGACCTGATGGGCTTTCATACATTCGACGATACCCGTCACTTTCTCAATGCCGCCAGCCGTATCCTGCCGGTCAATACCAGTGCCAACGTTGTTTCCTATAACGACCGCGCCGTAGTGGTAGAGACTTTCCCGATGGGCATCGATTTCAATAAATTTTCCGCCCTTGGAAATGACACGGAGGTAAAACACCAGTTGCAAAACCTGCGGGAAAATTTCCAGCAGGAGCGGATGGTGCTTTCCATCGACCGCCTGGATTACAGCAAGGGTATCCTGCAACGCCTGCAGGCCTTTGAGTTGTTGCTGCAACTGCATCCGGAGTATGTGGGCAAAGTTGTCCTGTACATGATCGTAGTACCTTCCCGGGACACTGTTCCGCAATACAAGGAGCTGCGTGATGAAATCGATAAACTGGTGGGTAATATCAACGCCCGTTTCCGGACCCTTGCCTGGCATCCGGTGCAGTACTTTTACCGTTCTTTCCCGGTAGAGGTGCTGGCAGCATTATATAATTATGCCGATATCTGCCTGGTGACGCCTATGCGCGACGGGATGAACCTTGTCAGCAAAGAGTACGTGGCCAGCCGTAATAATAATGATGGCGTGCTGATTCTCAGTGAAATGGCCGGGGCGTCTAAAGAACTGATTGACGCTATTATCGTCAATCCCAATAACATCGGGGCTATCACCCGGGCCATCGTGGACGCGCTGAATATGCCTCTACCGGAACAGCAGCGACGCATGAAACAGATGCGGCAGCTGGTGTCCAAGTTCAACATTAATCATTGGGTGAAGTTATTTATGACCCGTCTGGAAGAGGTGAATGAAATGCAGCAGAATATGCTGGCCCGCAGGGTGAACCAGGAGACCGCCGTAATGATCCGCCAGCAATACAGGAAAACCAAAAGGCGCATCATCTTCCTGGACTATGACGGCACGCTGGTAGGCTTTCAGACCAATGTCGATATGGCCGCGCCGGACCCCGACCTGTACCAGCTGCTGCGGGAACTGGCCGCTTATCCGGGCAATGATATTGTCATGATCAGCGGCAGAAAACATGAAACGCTGGGAGAGTGGTTCGGCCATCTGCCGCTCGACCTGATCGCGGAACACGGAGCCTGGCAGAAGACAAAAGAAGGGGAGTGGTACCAGCTTCCGGGGCTGACCGACAAATGGAAGCAGGAAATACTGCCCATGCTGGAACAAGCCACCGATCGCACGCCCGGTTCTTTCGTGGAAGAAAAAAGTTACTCGCTGGTATGGCACTACCGTAAAGTAGAATCCGGTTTGGGTGAACTGCGCGCCAATGAACTGATGAATACCCTTCGTTATTACACACAGGAGAAAGGACTGCAGGTGTTGCCCGGCGACAAGGTCATCGAGGTGAAAAATATAGAGATCAATAAAGGGAAGGCCGCGCTGAGCTGGCTGAACCATAAGAAATACGATTTCATTATGGCCATGGGCGATGATGTGACGGACGAGGATATTTTCAAAGCCCTGCCTCCAAAGGCAATTACCATCAAGGTAGGAAGCCAGGTATCCGCGGCGCAATATTACCTGCGCAGCCATCACGAGGTGCGACATCTCTTACGCACACTCAAACATTTAGAGATTTAG
- a CDS encoding decaprenyl-phosphate phosphoribosyltransferase: MKYIKLLRPAHWAKNTFLFIPLFFAGEIFNVAKVLELLLAFMAFSITASSIYVINDYQDIEADRQHPVKCKRPLASGEISRPAGLIIFIGCLAVGGALAWMVGAKFAFVLGIYFLMNLFYSFGLKNISILDIIILAIGFVLRVKAGGIAGGIAISEWLMVMIFLLALFMAIAKRRDDVLIRLQSGQEMRKAARGYNPDFLNVMLSLVSAVIIVCYLMYTMAPETQVRFHTYRLYYTTLFVIGGLLRYLQITYVENNTGSPTKILYKDRFIQLTILLWVLSFYVLIYWPTNKVFFE; the protein is encoded by the coding sequence ATGAAGTACATCAAATTACTCCGGCCCGCACACTGGGCAAAGAACACCTTCCTGTTTATTCCGCTGTTTTTTGCCGGAGAGATCTTCAATGTCGCCAAAGTACTGGAACTGCTGCTGGCTTTTATGGCGTTTAGCATCACTGCCAGCAGTATCTATGTTATCAATGACTACCAGGACATTGAGGCTGACCGGCAACATCCGGTGAAATGTAAGCGACCCCTGGCATCCGGAGAAATATCCCGGCCGGCGGGACTGATAATATTTATAGGCTGCCTTGCCGTAGGCGGAGCGCTGGCATGGATGGTGGGCGCCAAGTTTGCCTTTGTGCTGGGCATCTATTTCCTCATGAACCTGTTTTACAGCTTCGGGCTGAAGAATATCTCCATCCTGGACATCATTATCCTGGCCATCGGTTTTGTATTGAGGGTAAAGGCCGGCGGTATTGCCGGCGGCATCGCCATCTCTGAATGGCTGATGGTGATGATCTTCCTGCTGGCACTGTTCATGGCGATCGCCAAACGGCGCGACGACGTGCTGATCCGCCTGCAGTCAGGGCAGGAGATGCGCAAGGCCGCCAGGGGCTATAATCCGGATTTCCTGAACGTGATGCTGTCGCTTGTGTCGGCCGTAATTATCGTGTGCTACCTGATGTATACGATGGCCCCGGAAACGCAGGTCCGTTTTCATACTTACCGTCTGTATTACACAACCCTTTTTGTAATTGGCGGATTATTACGATATTTGCAAATAACCTACGTGGAGAACAACACTGGTTCTCCCACCAAGATCCTATATAAAGACCGTTTTATTCAATTAACCATACTCCTGTGGGTACTGAGTTTTTATGTGCTGATTTATTGGCCCACTAATAAAGTTTTTTTTGAATAA
- a CDS encoding FAD-binding oxidoreductase, whose translation MQKRLANWGNYPAIISEESAYTQEEQLRSFVVAHHGFIARGNGRCYGDASLGKHSLSMLKYDKILSFDTVAGVLETQAGVTLDQILDIIVPKGWFLPVTPGTKFITVGGAVASDVHGKNHHMEGAFSGHITEMDVITGDGATITCSPSLHTDLYWATCGGMGLTGVITRVKFGLKKIETAYIKQKQIKARNLEEVIRLFDEYKHYTYSMAWIDCLQKGDSFGRSILIVGEHATKAELNPKQGQAPLQLPAKPRLTVPFNLPSFILNTFTVKAFNWLYYGKNFKKEINNVVPYEPFFYPLDAILHWNRGYGKAGFIQYQFVLPLEQKEGLVAILRRISEKGWGSFLAVLKVFGQQDSLISFPMEGYTLALDFPVRKGLFAFLDELDEIVLQYGGRLYLSKDARMKQEVFWKSYPNARRFAEIVNTYNPGKRFESLQSERLHII comes from the coding sequence ATGCAAAAGCGGTTAGCTAACTGGGGTAATTACCCCGCCATCATATCAGAAGAAAGTGCGTATACGCAGGAAGAGCAGCTACGGTCGTTCGTAGTGGCGCATCATGGGTTTATAGCCCGCGGCAATGGCCGTTGTTACGGAGATGCTTCCCTGGGAAAGCACAGCCTTTCGATGCTCAAATACGACAAGATCCTCTCTTTCGATACCGTTGCCGGCGTACTGGAAACCCAGGCCGGCGTTACACTGGACCAGATACTGGACATTATCGTTCCCAAAGGATGGTTCCTGCCGGTAACACCAGGTACCAAGTTTATTACCGTCGGCGGAGCGGTAGCCTCCGACGTGCATGGGAAGAACCATCACATGGAAGGCGCATTCTCGGGCCACATTACCGAGATGGACGTGATCACCGGTGATGGCGCCACCATCACCTGTTCCCCCTCACTGCATACTGACCTGTACTGGGCTACCTGCGGAGGGATGGGACTTACCGGGGTGATCACCCGTGTGAAGTTCGGGCTCAAAAAGATAGAGACGGCTTACATCAAACAGAAACAGATCAAGGCCCGGAACCTCGAAGAGGTGATACGGCTGTTTGACGAATATAAACACTACACCTATTCCATGGCGTGGATCGACTGCCTGCAGAAAGGAGACTCCTTTGGCCGCAGTATCCTGATCGTGGGAGAGCACGCCACCAAAGCGGAGCTGAATCCCAAACAAGGCCAGGCCCCGCTGCAGCTGCCGGCCAAACCCCGGCTGACGGTACCGTTCAATCTGCCTTCTTTTATACTGAATACTTTTACAGTAAAGGCTTTCAACTGGTTGTACTACGGTAAGAACTTCAAAAAGGAGATCAACAATGTGGTGCCTTATGAACCGTTCTTCTACCCGCTGGATGCTATTCTGCACTGGAACCGCGGCTACGGGAAGGCTGGTTTCATACAATACCAGTTTGTGTTGCCGTTGGAGCAAAAAGAAGGGCTGGTGGCTATTCTCCGGCGTATCAGCGAAAAAGGATGGGGATCTTTCCTGGCGGTGTTAAAAGTCTTCGGGCAGCAGGACTCCCTGATTTCTTTCCCGATGGAGGGGTATACGCTGGCGTTGGATTTCCCGGTACGGAAAGGGCTGTTTGCATTCCTGGACGAGTTGGACGAGATCGTGTTGCAGTACGGTGGCCGCCTGTATCTTTCAAAAGACGCCCGCATGAAGCAGGAAGTTTTCTGGAAGAGTTACCCCAACGCCAGGCGATTTGCGGAGATCGTAAACACCTACAATCCCGGTAAGCGGTTTGAGTCGCTGCAATCAGAAAGACTGCATATCATTTAG
- a CDS encoding CGNR zinc finger domain-containing protein produces MSTEKSIATLRFDGGILCLDFVNTISNRNKSAPFDYLSGFRELLAWYGRTGVITAKVSQTLERLARGYPQKAAVVFDRSIALRELLLRLFTAAIHRKAPDPSDIVLFNSYVADAYANIEVAWKPAQRQGELLFNAPALEQLTWWLVKSALELYTGKSLQQVRQCPACGWLFLDKSRNGSRKWCSMSSCGDINKVQQFHQRNKKKTK; encoded by the coding sequence ATGTCTACAGAAAAAAGCATTGCCACTTTACGGTTTGACGGCGGAATACTATGCCTCGATTTTGTGAACACGATCAGTAACCGCAACAAGTCTGCTCCCTTTGATTACCTTTCCGGTTTCAGGGAGTTATTAGCGTGGTATGGCCGTACGGGCGTAATTACTGCCAAAGTGTCCCAAACTTTGGAACGGCTGGCCAGGGGTTACCCGCAGAAAGCGGCGGTTGTTTTTGACAGAAGCATCGCGCTCCGTGAGTTATTATTAAGGCTCTTTACCGCTGCTATCCATCGGAAAGCACCTGACCCTTCAGACATCGTTTTATTCAACAGTTATGTGGCTGATGCCTACGCCAACATCGAAGTTGCCTGGAAGCCGGCGCAACGGCAGGGGGAACTTTTGTTCAACGCTCCGGCGCTGGAACAGTTGACCTGGTGGCTGGTAAAATCGGCCCTTGAATTGTACACCGGAAAAAGTTTGCAGCAGGTCCGTCAATGCCCGGCCTGCGGATGGTTGTTTCTCGACAAAAGCCGTAACGGCTCCCGTAAATGGTGCAGTATGAGCAGCTGTGGGGACATTAATAAAGTACAGCAATTCCATCAGCGTAACAAAAAGAAAACAAAATGA
- a CDS encoding short chain dehydrogenase — protein sequence MKILMIGTTGAIGARVRQALTERHEVIAAGRNSGDVRVDITDEASIEQLYKTVGNIDAVVVTAGSSGMESFQRLQAADVMTAVQSKLMGQVNVVLKGQHHLNDNGSFTLTSGILADEPARDTVAGAIVSGAVNSFVMAAATELRRGIRINAVSPGLAADSADAIGHLFPGFHPVPMSRLVTAYRRCIEGVITGQVVRVHG from the coding sequence ATGAAAATCCTGATGATAGGCACTACCGGCGCCATTGGCGCCAGGGTGCGGCAAGCGCTTACGGAACGGCATGAAGTGATTGCTGCCGGCCGTAACAGCGGTGATGTTCGTGTAGACATTACCGATGAGGCTTCGATTGAACAGCTGTATAAAACCGTAGGCAACATAGATGCTGTGGTGGTGACCGCCGGTTCTTCCGGAATGGAAAGTTTCCAGCGGCTGCAGGCGGCAGATGTGATGACGGCGGTCCAATCCAAGCTGATGGGGCAGGTGAATGTCGTCCTGAAAGGGCAGCATCACCTGAATGACAATGGGTCTTTTACGCTGACCTCCGGTATATTGGCTGATGAACCCGCCCGCGATACAGTCGCAGGCGCCATTGTCAGCGGGGCGGTCAATAGTTTCGTAATGGCTGCGGCGACTGAGTTACGGCGGGGCATCCGTATCAATGCCGTAAGCCCGGGATTGGCGGCAGATTCTGCCGATGCCATCGGCCACCTGTTCCCCGGCTTTCACCCGGTGCCCATGAGCAGGCTGGTCACAGCATATCGGAGGTGCATCGAAGGGGTGATTACAGGGCAGGTGGTCAGGGTGCATGGGTGA
- a CDS encoding acyl-CoA desaturase yields the protein MTAILIFFCVHWFFSLFFHTFYLHRYASHQMYTTNKFWERFFYFCTWFFQGSSYLIPRAYGVMHRMHHEYSDTEKDPHSPHFFKDVWTMMVQTRKIYNGFVTRTSTVDAVFLEEPLPEWEAMDRFGDSNITRFAWMAIYVAFYVAFVPAGMWYLYLLLPIHFLMGPVQGAIVNWCGHKYGYSNFDNGDKSKNTSPWGIILLGELFQNNHHKFKDSPNFAKKWYELDPSYQVMKLFNVLGIIKLKPAMVTPAAMKKAA from the coding sequence ATGACGGCGATCCTGATATTCTTCTGTGTGCACTGGTTCTTTTCACTGTTCTTCCACACGTTTTATCTGCACCGTTATGCATCTCATCAGATGTATACCACCAATAAATTCTGGGAACGTTTCTTTTATTTCTGTACCTGGTTTTTCCAGGGGTCTTCCTATCTCATCCCACGTGCTTACGGGGTGATGCACCGGATGCACCACGAGTACAGCGATACAGAGAAAGATCCGCACTCTCCGCATTTCTTTAAGGACGTATGGACCATGATGGTACAGACCCGTAAGATCTATAATGGCTTCGTGACACGTACCAGCACTGTGGACGCTGTATTTCTCGAAGAGCCGCTGCCTGAATGGGAAGCGATGGATAGATTTGGCGACAGCAACATCACCCGCTTTGCATGGATGGCCATCTACGTAGCATTTTACGTTGCGTTCGTGCCTGCCGGCATGTGGTATCTGTACCTGCTGCTCCCGATCCACTTTCTGATGGGCCCTGTACAGGGTGCTATCGTAAACTGGTGCGGTCATAAATATGGCTACAGCAACTTTGATAACGGTGATAAATCCAAAAACACGTCTCCCTGGGGTATCATCCTGCTGGGCGAACTGTTCCAGAACAACCACCACAAATTCAAAGACAGTCCTAACTTCGCCAAAAAATGGTATGAGCTGGACCCTAGCTACCAGGTGATGAAACTGTTCAACGTATTGGGCATCATCAAACTGAAACCTGCGATGGTTACACCGGCTGCCATGAAAAAAGCCGCCTGA
- a CDS encoding Gfo/Idh/MocA family protein, which yields MDRINWGIIGCGNVTEVKSGPGFRLATNSDVVAVMRRNRALAQDYAKRHQVDRYYDDAYDLLQDPHVNAVYIATPPGSHEEYALAAIARGLPVYIEKPVGIDLAAARRIAAAVSAAGVRACVAHYRRRLPAFVAVKQWLTEGRIGRVRHAELRLWKDAPKENAGWRLDPALSGGGHFHDLAPHQLDILLYYFGEPVRVTGTSTGRDPRIADQVRGEILFPGGVLFNGSWNFTAPAGKEEDICVLTGDAGTIRFHFFSDFHLAELETAAGTEHFSFDMPANVQAPLIAEVAQYFRGRGVNPSSVEDAVKGMQMIEQLLGQ from the coding sequence ATGGACAGGATTAACTGGGGCATCATCGGATGCGGTAATGTGACAGAAGTAAAAAGCGGGCCAGGCTTCCGGCTGGCGACCAACAGCGATGTGGTAGCTGTCATGCGCCGGAACAGGGCACTGGCGCAGGATTACGCGAAGCGCCACCAGGTGGACCGTTATTACGATGATGCTTACGATCTGTTGCAGGACCCCCATGTGAACGCTGTTTATATTGCCACGCCGCCCGGAAGTCACGAAGAATACGCGCTTGCTGCCATCGCGCGGGGCTTGCCGGTATATATAGAAAAACCGGTAGGCATCGATCTGGCAGCCGCCCGTCGTATAGCCGCCGCTGTGAGTGCAGCCGGTGTTCGTGCATGCGTGGCGCACTACCGGCGTCGTCTGCCCGCTTTTGTAGCCGTAAAACAATGGTTGACCGAAGGCCGTATTGGCCGGGTGCGTCATGCCGAACTGCGCCTCTGGAAAGACGCCCCCAAAGAGAACGCCGGTTGGCGCCTCGATCCCGCCTTGTCAGGCGGCGGCCACTTCCATGACCTGGCGCCACACCAGCTGGACATCCTCCTGTATTATTTCGGCGAGCCTGTCAGGGTGACCGGTACCAGTACCGGGAGGGACCCGCGTATAGCCGACCAGGTGAGGGGAGAGATACTGTTTCCTGGCGGGGTACTCTTTAATGGCAGCTGGAACTTTACCGCGCCCGCCGGAAAAGAAGAGGACATCTGCGTACTCACCGGAGATGCGGGTACCATCCGGTTTCATTTCTTCAGCGATTTCCATCTGGCGGAGCTGGAGACAGCCGCCGGAACAGAGCATTTCAGTTTTGATATGCCCGCTAACGTGCAGGCGCCCCTCATTGCCGAAGTGGCGCAGTATTTCCGCGGCCGGGGAGTCAACCCCTCTTCTGTGGAAGATGCCGTTAAAGGAATGCAGATGATAGAACAGTTGCTCGGCCAATAG